A single window of Jiangella alkaliphila DNA harbors:
- the purL gene encoding phosphoribosylformylglycinamidine synthase subunit PurL, protein MIDTVELAAKTPDQPQPWDELGLKADEYQRIRDILARRPTNAELAMYSVMWSEHCSYKSSKVHLRQFGEKAPQSDALLVGIGQNAGVVDIGHGYAVTFKIESHNHPSYVEPYQGAATGVGGIVRDILAMGARPVAVMDSLRFGPLDASDTHRVLPGVVAGVGGYGNCLGLPNIGGEVVFDPSYAANPLVNALCVGVMKHEDIHLANATGVGNKVVLFGARTGGDGIGGASILASESFDDSKPSKRPAVQVGDPFMEKVLIECCLELFEAKVVEAIQDLGAAGISCATSELASNGDGGMYVQLEKVLLRDPSLTPGEIMMSESQERMMGVVTPENLDAFLAITARWDVETAVIGEVTGTGRLIIDWHGETIVDVDPRTVAHDGPVYERPFSRPEWQDSLQAAGPDSLARPAGGDELRGTLLRLLASPNLASKAWITDQYDRYVLGNTVLAQPEDAGVLRIDESTGLGVAIATDGNGRYAKLDPYTGAQLALAEAYRNVATTGARPLAVTDGLNFGSPEDPAVMWQFAEAIRGLADGCQALGTPVTGGNVSLYNQTGDTAILPTAIVGVLGVLDDVARRTPQGFRTSGQVIYLLGETRDEFGGSEWAWAEHEHLGGLPPSVDLAAERELAEILVNASRDGLIDAAHDLSDGGLAVALTESVLRYGVGARVWVPDGLDPFVFLFSESQARAIVSVPRSEEVRFTDMCTARRFGHQRIGVVDDGGVLDLQGLFTVPVDELRTAHESTLSSAFEG, encoded by the coding sequence GTGATCGACACCGTCGAGCTGGCCGCGAAGACCCCCGACCAGCCGCAGCCCTGGGACGAGCTGGGGCTCAAGGCCGACGAGTACCAGCGCATCCGCGACATTCTCGCCCGCCGGCCCACCAACGCCGAGCTGGCCATGTACAGCGTCATGTGGTCCGAGCACTGCTCCTACAAGTCGTCCAAGGTGCACCTGCGCCAGTTCGGCGAGAAGGCGCCGCAGAGCGACGCGCTGCTGGTCGGCATCGGCCAGAACGCCGGCGTCGTCGACATCGGCCACGGCTACGCCGTCACCTTCAAGATCGAGTCGCACAACCACCCGTCCTACGTCGAGCCGTACCAGGGCGCGGCGACGGGTGTCGGCGGCATCGTCCGCGACATCCTCGCCATGGGCGCCCGGCCGGTCGCCGTCATGGACTCGCTGCGGTTCGGCCCGCTCGACGCGTCCGACACGCATCGCGTGCTGCCCGGCGTCGTGGCCGGGGTCGGCGGCTACGGCAACTGCCTCGGCCTGCCCAACATCGGCGGCGAGGTCGTCTTCGACCCGTCGTACGCGGCGAATCCGCTGGTCAACGCGCTGTGCGTCGGCGTCATGAAGCACGAGGACATCCACCTGGCCAACGCGACCGGCGTCGGCAACAAGGTCGTGCTGTTCGGCGCCCGCACCGGCGGCGACGGCATCGGCGGCGCGTCCATCCTGGCGTCGGAATCGTTCGATGATTCGAAGCCCAGCAAGCGCCCGGCGGTGCAGGTCGGCGACCCGTTCATGGAGAAGGTGCTCATCGAGTGCTGCCTCGAGCTGTTCGAGGCGAAGGTCGTCGAGGCGATCCAGGACCTCGGCGCGGCCGGCATCTCCTGCGCGACGTCCGAACTGGCCAGCAACGGCGACGGCGGCATGTACGTGCAGCTGGAGAAGGTGCTGCTGCGCGACCCGAGCCTGACGCCGGGCGAGATCATGATGTCCGAGTCGCAGGAACGCATGATGGGCGTCGTCACGCCCGAGAATCTCGACGCGTTCCTCGCCATCACCGCCCGGTGGGACGTCGAGACCGCGGTCATCGGCGAGGTGACCGGCACCGGCCGGTTGATCATCGACTGGCACGGCGAGACCATCGTCGACGTCGACCCGCGCACCGTCGCGCACGACGGCCCGGTGTACGAGCGGCCGTTCTCGCGCCCGGAGTGGCAGGACTCGCTGCAGGCGGCCGGCCCTGACTCGCTGGCCCGCCCGGCCGGCGGCGACGAGCTGCGCGGCACCCTACTGCGGCTGCTGGCGTCGCCGAACCTCGCGTCGAAGGCGTGGATCACCGACCAGTACGACCGCTACGTGCTCGGCAACACCGTGCTCGCGCAGCCCGAGGACGCCGGTGTACTGCGCATCGACGAGTCGACCGGGCTGGGCGTGGCCATCGCCACCGACGGCAACGGCCGCTACGCCAAGCTCGACCCGTACACCGGGGCGCAGCTGGCGCTGGCCGAGGCGTACCGCAACGTCGCCACCACCGGTGCCCGGCCGCTCGCCGTCACCGACGGCCTCAACTTCGGCTCGCCCGAGGACCCCGCCGTCATGTGGCAGTTCGCCGAGGCGATCCGCGGGCTGGCCGACGGCTGCCAGGCGCTCGGCACCCCGGTGACCGGCGGCAACGTGTCGCTGTACAACCAGACCGGCGACACCGCGATCCTGCCGACCGCGATCGTCGGCGTGCTGGGCGTGCTCGACGACGTCGCCCGGCGGACGCCGCAGGGGTTCCGGACGTCCGGCCAGGTGATCTACCTGCTCGGCGAGACGCGCGACGAGTTCGGCGGCTCCGAGTGGGCGTGGGCCGAGCACGAGCACCTGGGCGGGCTGCCGCCGTCGGTCGACCTCGCCGCCGAGCGTGAGCTGGCCGAGATCCTCGTCAACGCCTCACGCGACGGGCTGATCGACGCCGCGCACGACCTCTCCGACGGCGGGCTGGCGGTCGCGCTGACCGAGTCGGTGCTGCGCTACGGCGTCGGGGCGCGGGTGTGGGTGCCGGACGGCCTCGACCCGTTCGTGTTCCTGTTCTCCGAGTCGCAGGCGCGGGCCATCGTGTCGGTGCCGCGCTCGGAGGAGGTGCGCTTCACCGACATGTGCACGGCGCGGCGCTTCGGCCACCAGCGCATCGGCGTCGTCGACGACGGCGGGGTGCTCGACCTGCAGGGCCTGTTCACGGTGCCGGTCGACGAGCTGCGCACGGCTCACGAGTCGACGCTGTCCTCGGCGTTCGAGGGCTAG
- the purQ gene encoding phosphoribosylformylglycinamidine synthase subunit PurQ, giving the protein MRIGVVTFPGSLDDRDAARAVRVAGGEAVSLWHGDADLHGVDAVVLPGGFSYGDYLRCGAIARFAPVMEPLVDAARGGLPVLGICNGFQVLCESHLLPGALIRNDHRKFVCRDQPLRVESTSTAWTSGYAAGQEIVIPLKNGEGGYVADQRTLDELEGEGRVVVRYAGDNPNGSYRGIAGVTNARGNVVGLMPHPEHAVESLTGPTTDGLGFFTSVLEGLVRS; this is encoded by the coding sequence ATGCGCATCGGCGTCGTCACGTTCCCCGGCTCCCTCGACGACCGCGACGCCGCCCGGGCCGTCCGGGTCGCCGGCGGCGAGGCGGTCTCGCTCTGGCACGGCGACGCCGACCTGCACGGCGTCGACGCCGTCGTGCTGCCGGGCGGCTTCTCCTACGGCGACTACCTGCGCTGCGGCGCCATCGCGCGGTTCGCGCCGGTCATGGAGCCGCTGGTCGACGCAGCGCGCGGCGGGCTGCCGGTGCTCGGCATCTGCAACGGCTTCCAGGTGCTGTGCGAGTCGCACCTGCTGCCCGGCGCGTTGATCCGCAACGACCACCGCAAGTTCGTCTGCCGCGACCAGCCGCTGCGGGTCGAGTCGACGTCGACGGCGTGGACGTCGGGCTACGCGGCCGGCCAGGAGATCGTCATCCCGCTGAAGAACGGCGAGGGCGGCTACGTCGCCGACCAGCGCACGCTCGACGAGCTCGAGGGCGAGGGCCGGGTCGTCGTCCGGTACGCCGGCGACAACCCCAACGGCTCCTACCGCGGCATCGCCGGCGTCACCAACGCCCGCGGCAACGTCGTCGGGCTGATGCCGCACCCCGAGCACGCGGTCGAGTCGCTCACCGGGCCGACCACCGACGGCCTCGGCTTCTTCACGTCTGTCCTGGAAGGACTGGTCCGTTCGTGA
- the purS gene encoding phosphoribosylformylglycinamidine synthase subunit PurS, translated as MARVVVDVMLKSEILDPQGKAVQGAFGRLGFEGVASVRQGKRFEIELDSEATPEAVAEIERAAATLLANPVIEDFTVHVEAGV; from the coding sequence GTGGCCCGCGTCGTTGTCGACGTCATGCTCAAATCCGAGATTCTCGACCCGCAGGGCAAAGCCGTGCAGGGCGCGTTCGGCCGGCTCGGCTTCGAGGGAGTCGCCTCGGTCCGGCAGGGCAAGCGGTTCGAGATCGAGCTCGACAGCGAGGCGACGCCCGAGGCCGTCGCCGAGATCGAGCGCGCCGCTGCCACGCTGCTGGCCAACCCCGTCATCGAGGACTTCACCGTCCACGTGGAGGCCGGCGTCTGA
- a CDS encoding winged helix family transcriptional regulator, with amino-acid sequence MVSAAPYIEAITPFVICVGTTLEDSTAIAQAIDRRAIVMIAPDTEAARRLLVGEDGVPDSPAGVEDLETRVIERGCLRVDLVSRLVTWGDVDIALSAREFDLLATLAAEVGRVWTFEELMSRIWKTRYLGDADPVVSAVKRLRRRLALVVEELRVVSVRGVGFRLVVPD; translated from the coding sequence ATGGTGTCCGCAGCGCCATACATTGAAGCGATCACGCCATTCGTCATCTGCGTCGGCACGACGCTGGAGGACTCGACCGCGATCGCGCAGGCGATCGACCGGCGGGCGATCGTGATGATCGCACCCGACACGGAGGCGGCGCGGCGGCTGCTCGTCGGCGAGGACGGGGTGCCCGACAGCCCGGCCGGCGTCGAGGACCTCGAGACCCGCGTCATCGAGCGCGGCTGTCTGCGTGTCGACCTGGTGTCACGGCTGGTCACCTGGGGTGACGTCGACATCGCGCTGAGCGCGCGGGAGTTCGACCTGCTGGCCACGCTCGCGGCGGAGGTCGGCCGGGTCTGGACGTTCGAGGAGCTGATGTCCCGGATCTGGAAGACCCGCTACTTGGGCGACGCCGACCCCGTCGTGTCCGCCGTGAAACGGCTGCGGCGGCGGCTGGCGCTGGTGGTCGAGGAGCTGCGCGTGGTGTCCGTGCGTGGCGTCGGCTTCCGGCTGGTCGTCCCGGACTGA